CGGCTGCGGACGTGGCGTGAGGACGAGACGGAGCGGATCTCCGCGGCCCGTACCAACCAGGCGACCGCGCATTTCCTGCCGTTCATCCCGCAGCCGTTCACCGTGGAGGACGCACGGTTCTGGCTGAAGGACCTGGCCGAGCAGGCAGCGGCCGGGACCCGGTTCAACTGGTGTGTGGCCGACGCCGCGACCGATCAGGGACTGGGCAACATCACGCTGTTCGGCATCCATGTCCGCGGCGCGGTCCGCGACGCCGAGGTGGGGTACTGGATGCACCCCGAGGCGCAGGGCGGCGGCGTGATGACCGAGGCGATCCAGCAGGTCGCCCACTGGTACTTCGCTCCGGCGAACGCCGGCGGCTTCGGCGGCCGGCGGATCTTCATCCGTACGGCGGCCAGCAACACGGCGGCCCGCCGTACCGCGGAGAAGGCCGGCTTCCGGCACGTCGGCACCGAGCGCGCCGCCTTCGAGATCGGCACCCACGTCGACGACAAGGTCACCTACGACCTACTGATCACCGACTGACCAGATCGGGCGCAGCGGCGACAGGCCTTCCTCGACGTACTCCGCGACGGGACGAACTCCACCGTCCAGGTACCACTGCTCCAACGCCGCGAAGTACCCGAAAACAAGGGCATTCGCGGCCACCCGGGCCTGGGTCTCGCTGAGCCGGCCGCCGGCCATCAGCGGCGCGATGCGCAGGCTGGCGCGGTCCAGCGACGCGCAGAACGCCGTACGCACCGAAGGCTCCTTGAAGAAGTAGCGGATCCGCCGCCACGGGATCGGCTCACCGCCGCCCGGCGCCGCCTCGTAGTCGCGGACGATCCGGGTCATCGTGCCGACCGGGTCCTCGCGGTCGAACAGTTCCTCCAGCGCCTCCTGGCTCATCGTGTCGAACTCGTCGGCGACGATCAGGCCTTCCTTGGTGCCGAAGTAGCGGTACACCGACGACGGCGACACCTCGGCCGCGGCGGCGATCTCCTCGATCGTCACCGCGCCGAACCCGCGCTCGTCGAACAGGTCGAGCGCACACTCCTGGATCGTCCGCCGCGCCTTCTCGCGCCAGCGTTCCCGCAGACCGGTTGCCATCCCCCGACCCTAAGAGACAGCCACACGCTTCAGCAAGTGACTGTCTAAAACTCTTGACCAGGCCGATGCGCCGTTCGTACAGTCACTTGCATGAGACAGTCACTTTCTGAAAAGCGCACAGCGCTGCTCGCGGTCGGGCTCTCGGTGCTGCTCGCCGCCATCGCGATCGTCGACCAGGCAGGCAGCCGCAGCCTGTTCGACCACGCCGCGTCGGGCTACGCGTCGTACGGCAAGCACGCGTCCGAGGGCGCGCTCTACGGCCTGCTGTACGGCGTTGCCGTGCTGGACGCCCTGCTGTGGTTGCTGGTCGCGGGTCTGGCCCGCTCACACCGCCTGGTCGCGGCGGGCGTCGGCGTACTCGTCGTACTACTCACAGCCTCGCTAGGCGTGACACTCCTGGTCGCGTCCGAGTACGGCGTCCACCCGTACCCGCCGCTCTGGGGCGTCCTCGCGCTCCTGCCCGCGGTCGCCGGTGTCGTCGCGACCGCCCTGCTCCTCCGGAGGAGGTGAGTCAGGTCGACTCGGGGTCGTACGGCGGCTTGGCGCCGGCCGGGAGGCGTTGCGGGGTGCTGTCGGCGAAGTCGGCGACGGGCTTGTCGTCGTC
This Kribbella sp. NBC_00482 DNA region includes the following protein-coding sequences:
- a CDS encoding GNAT family N-acetyltransferase; the encoded protein is MLETARLRLRTWREDETERISAARTNQATAHFLPFIPQPFTVEDARFWLKDLAEQAAAGTRFNWCVADAATDQGLGNITLFGIHVRGAVRDAEVGYWMHPEAQGGGVMTEAIQQVAHWYFAPANAGGFGGRRIFIRTAASNTAARRTAEKAGFRHVGTERAAFEIGTHVDDKVTYDLLITD
- a CDS encoding TetR/AcrR family transcriptional regulator, with protein sequence MATGLRERWREKARRTIQECALDLFDERGFGAVTIEEIAAAAEVSPSSVYRYFGTKEGLIVADEFDTMSQEALEELFDREDPVGTMTRIVRDYEAAPGGGEPIPWRRIRYFFKEPSVRTAFCASLDRASLRIAPLMAGGRLSETQARVAANALVFGYFAALEQWYLDGGVRPVAEYVEEGLSPLRPIWSVGDQ